The sequence below is a genomic window from Desulfobulbus oligotrophicus.
CTGCCGGACAACAGTGCAGCCTATCAGCCGGGCCTGGTCAGCTGGACTGACTGGAAACCGATCACCGGTGAAAATGCCTGGGCCTTTCTTATCGGTCCGCTGCAGGCCGCCATTATCCATTACACCACCACTGATCAGGGCTATGTGCCGCTGTCCGACCCTGCCCTGACAAATGCCCTGGCCGTCCTGCCCAGCTTTGCAGCGCTGCAGTCGCCCGCCGGTGGTGTCTATTCTGCGCCATCAGGTACAGTGGCCAATCAGGGCAACCAGCTGATTGATCCATTTTCAGTCTCTGTGGAAAACAACATATCACTCCTGGCCGGACTCAAGATCCTTCAGGCCACACTGAAGACCACTCTCAAAAAAGACTCCAGCCTCACGCAGCACAGTCGAAAACAGCTTGCACAGGCCCTGACCCTCAGCACGACCATGCTCAACGGCGGTAACCTTGCTCCTGACCGGCAGACCAGGGGCCTGCTTGCCTTTTTCAGGGATAATGCCTGGCAAGACGGCATCTTTGTGCAGGGTGGACAGCTCAACCGTCCCGACGGAACAGCTGTTTGGCAGCCGAATCGCTCTCCAAAAGCTGTTGATGTCAACACGTGGGGCATTGCCGCACTTGGTCCGGCAACGATTGATGACTGGTTCGGGTTTGGTGCGGCCTTTCGCAACTGGCAAAATGTGAAAAACTGGGGTGGCTACGGCCAGGGTTCAACCTTGTGGGGAGTTGGTTTTTCCGACCAGGACGGCAATGGGATCGACTCCTCCGGCAGGTACCGGCAAGGTGTTCTGTCAACGGAATGGACTGCCGGTGCAATAACCATGGTTCGGGCAATGCTTGCTCACTATCGGGCTGTACCTGCACTGTCACCGGATCATCAGCAATCTGCAGAAATGGTTATGTCCCTGCAGCAGGATGAACAGTCCATGCTCACAGCACTGAACAGGCTTCGTCTTGACAGCTATGCGGCTGCAAATTTTCCGGGAACACCAGATCGCTACAGTGCACTCTTCCCTCTTTCGACCAGACCCTACCTCTATGCAAGCCGCCGCTATCTCATTCCGTTTGGCTGGTATGCCAACCCGATTCCCTCCACCTGCGCCACGGCTTGGATATTCATGGTGGCGAACGGCTACAATCCTTTTGTCCCCGGTGGTTGACCATACGCAGTACGGGCTGTTTGACGAAACACCCGGCCAATGGGTGTTCAACAGATCAGGGTCGTGCAGGCATCAGCATCTCTCTGCTCTGTACACACGTACGCGGCCTCACCCAGATGAAAAAGCCACGCAACCGCCTGTTTTACCTCTTGTTGCCTGAGAAAGTATGGGGTATGGTCTGGGCAATTTTTTAAGAAGAAACTTTATTATGCATGATTTTTAACAGGCAGACAGCCTGATCCCAGCAGCACCCTCCACGCTTAAACATGTAATCTCAATCAGTTAACTTTCTCTTGTTCTGCACAGCATTGCACATCCGAATCGACCTTGTCGAAACGCCCTGTTTGTTGTCAGGAGATTGTTATGACAAGATTTGATGCATCAACAGCAGACACTTCAATGGTTAAGGATGAATTATCGTCCCAGGTTGCTATTTTACTCTGTACGTACCAGGGACAGGCCTATCTGGCTGAACAACTGGATTCTTTTACTGGGCAAACCTACAACAATTGGCGAGTGTGGGCATCTGATGATAACTCTCAGGATAACACTGCTGCAATTCTTCAAGCCTACCAACAGAAGTGGTTACCCGGAAGCCTCACCATCTGTTGTGGGCCAAATCAAGGATTTGTTGCAAACTTTTTGTCACTAACCTGTAATGTTAAAATCAAAGCTGATTACTATGCCTATGCCGATCAGGACGATATCTGGGAACCAGATAAGCTTGAAGGTGCAGTACAGTGGCTGAAGACCATTCCGGCAGACATACCCGCCCTGTACTGTTCGCGAACCCGATTGGTTGATGCCCGCAATAATGAAATCGGTTTTTCGCCACTTTTTTCAAAACCTCCGAGCTTTGCCAATGCCCTTACGCAAAACATTGCCAGTGGCAACACCATGGTCTTCAACAATGCAGCCCGCAGCCTTCTTTATGAGGCAGGAGAAAAAATCCCTGTCGTTATTCATGACTGGTGGGTGTATATGGTGGTCACTGGGTGCGGTGGCCATGTCTTTTACGACCCCACGCCAACCTTACGTTACCGCCAGCATGACAGTAACCTGATCGGTATGAACGCCACCTTGGCAGCCCGTTACAATCGTCTTCGTTCTTACTGGCAAGGCAGTTTTCAAGACTGGAGTGATCGTAACATCAAATGCTTACAGAGATTACGTCATAGAATAACCCCGAAAAACCTAGAGATCCTGGAGCAATTTACAAAGGCGCGCACCATGCCCCTTTTTCAACGTCTCATACATCTCAAAAAAAGTGGTATTTATCGACAAACCCTGAGCGATAATCTGGGATTAATCGCAGCCACAATTTTTAAAAAAATATGACACGGTAATGCTTCACACGTTAATCAACATTTTATTCCAAAATAGCAGTCCCGTATCAACAACCAGATGTGGCAAAAACATATGCTTATCTTTTTCGAGGTATCACGCTGATGTATGATTTTTCAACAAGCCCCAAGGCGCTGATAACCAGTCTCTGGCAGTATCGAGAACTGATCATAGCCTCGACCAAACGAGAAGTGCTCGGTCGCTACCGTGGATCTGTCCTGGGGCTGCTCTGGTCATTTTTCATCCCCTTATTTATGTTGGCAGTCTACACCTTTGTGTTCAGTGTTGTATTTCAAGCTCGCTGGGGAGCAGAAAGCGAATCCAGAACCGAATTTGCCCTGGTGTTATTTGCCGGCCTGATCGTGTTCCACCTGTTCAGTGACTGTATAAACCGGGCACCAGGCCTGATTCTCAGCAATGTCAACTATGTTAAAAAAGTGGTTTTCCCTCTAGAAACTTTACCTTTTATCAGTTTACTGGCGGCCCTTTTCCATACTCTAATCAGCCTGCTGGTGTGGTTGGTGGCCTATGTTCTGCTCTATGGCGTGCCCCATGTCACTGTACTGCTGTTGCCGGTTGTGATCTTTCCCTACACCCTGTTCATTCTGGGACTAAGTTGGACTTTAGCATCACTTGGTGTTTTTTTGCGGGATGTTTCGCAGTTGGTTGGCGTACTTACCACCGTGCTTTTATTCATGAGCGCAATTTTTTTCCCAGTCAGTGCCCTGCCGGAAAACTACCGTTTGGTTTTATATTTGAACCCTCTTGTCTGGTTTATAAAAATGACTCGAGATGTTCTTTTTTGGGGTAATTTCCCGGAATTGTGGCCATTAACTTTATGCTGGTTGACCAGCAGTCTAGTGGCTTGGCTAGGTTTTGCCTGGTTTCAGAAAACACGAAAGGGGTTTGCCGATGTCCTCTGAAATCGCCATTAAGGTTGAAAACCTTAGTAAATGTTACCAGATTTACAATACTCCGCGTGACCGGCTCAAACAATTCATCCTTCCCCGAATCCAACACGTAGTAGGAAAACAACCTCAACAATACTACCGAGAGTTCTGGGCACTGAAGGATATCTCGTTCGAGGTTAAAAAAGGTGAAACAGTCGGCATCATCGGCCGCAACGGCAGTGGTAAGTCCACCTTGTTACAACTGATCTGCGGCACCTTATATCCCACCAGCGGTCTTGTTCAGACCCATGGACGCATTGCAGCGTTGTTAGAGCTTGGTTCCGGATTTAACCCGGAGTTCAGTGGCCGTGAGAACGTCTACATGAGCTGCGCCCTGCTCGGTCTAAAGAAGGACGAAATCGACAGACGATTCGATGATATTGCCGCTTTTGCCGACATTGGCGATTTCATCGAGCAGCCGGCAAAAAGCTACTCAAGCGGCATGTTCGTGCGCTTAGCCTTTGCGGTTAATGTCATTTCCTCTCCAGACATCATGGTTGTGGATGAGGCACTTGCCGTTGGCGACATGAATTTCCAGGCCAAGTGCATGACCGCGCTTACTCGTTTTCAGGAAAATGGAGGAACGGTCCTGTTCGTCAGCCATGATGTGGGCGCGGTCAAAAGCTTATGCAAACAAGCGGTATATCTGGAACACGGCAAAGTCGTCAGCACCGGACCTGCACCAGAAGTAGCAGAACGATATGTACGCACCATGCGGGAAGAGATAAGTCAGGAGGTTCGCAAGTTTGTACGGGTATCCAGCGGATTTTCTCAAGATCAAGCCCATGAACCTTCTTCATCGGTGGTGAATGAGAAGGACCAACCTGGGACAGATAATCTGATCGATACCAGAATGGCCGAGCATTCTTTCAAACGATCAGAAGAGTTTGACCGTCGTGCCGCAGCAATGCGATACGGCTCGGGTGGTGTCCATATCACTTACGTTGAACTTCTGGACCTTGAGGGTAACCCACTGCAACTCGTCAGCTTCAACCAGGAAGTCAGAATTGTTATCTATGTCGAGTCAGAATGTGAAAAGGAAATATCTGTTAACTTCAACATACTTGATGATAAAAAAATCAACCTGGTTGCTGGCAACTTTCTGTTAGCTGAGCGTGACTTCCTGATTGTTAAGTCAGGGAGTCGCTATCGTATCGAATACAGCCTGTGTCTTCCGATACAAGACGGCATTTATAGCCTCTGCGCCCTTATCTCAACCCCCATAAAACGAGGTGTTAGCGTAGACTACTTAGATGTTGTAAGTGATGCTGTGATCTTTAATGTTGATCGCTGGGATGTAGCGAAAATCTGGTCAAAGGTATTCATCCCAGTCAACCTGAGAATAGGTCACTTCCCTGATAACAGACCTTAAAAATTAACTACTATGTTAATAACAAAAAATTTTTTAATGTTAAATAATCCAAAAACGGGATCAACATTTTCCCGTTCCGTAATAAAACAAGTAGTCGAAAAAAGAAGGGTATGGGATCATAGCGAGTTTTGTATTGATTTGCAGTTGCCGAATATAAAAATCAAAGGACAATCTCGCCCTGCCGATCAGCACGGCACCTATTCTCAAATACCTTTTGAATATAGCCATTTACCTGTGGTTTCAATAATTCGCAATCCTTATGACAGGGTGGTTTCGACTTACGAGTTCAGACATTGGGCTGAGTGGACTGCTGTACCCAAAGAAATTATCTCTAAAACTTTTAAAAAATTCCCTGACCTGAGTTTTGAAGAATATGTGCGCTTTACAGATTATGAAATGATCTATGGGCGTTTTAATGGGATCTCGCCTAAAGCCAACATAGGAAATCAAACTGCACAATTTATCCAGATGTTTTTTAAAAATCCGAATGTTGTATTAGACTCAATTGATGAAAATTACATTAAATCAAAAAGTGCTGCTAGTGTCCCGTGCGGTTAATAGAGTCTTTTAATATTTCTTGTGTTATAGTGCCGTATGGCACGCAAACACGAGAAATTTACGATAACAGACGAACAACGCCAAGACCTTGAGGCGTTGTTGCGCTCACCGAAAACAGCCCAAGATCTGGCATCTCGGGCCAAGATTATCCTCTTAACGGCATCAGGTAAAACTGCCGAGGATTTGATTGTCGAATTAGGGACAACTTTTCGCACAATCTATCGATGGAGGAAACGATTTAAAGAGTATGGCATCCACGGGCTTGTCGATCGTCCTCGTAGCGGCCAGCCAAAAAAACTGACCGATGCAACGGTCAAAGAAGTTTTGCGGATGACAGTTGAGTGCATTCCTCATGAGGCAACCCATTGGAGTGTTCGCCTTATGGCCAAAGCCGCCAAGGTCACCACGTGGCAGGTGCGACAGATATGGAATGCAGCCGATTTAAAACCGCATCGGCTTAAAAATTTCAAAATCAGCAATGATCCGAATTTTGCTGAGAAAGTAATCGATATTGTTGGCCTGTACATGAATCCACCTGAAAATGCGGCTGTGTTTTCCGTTGATGAGAAAACGCAGATTCAAGCGTTGGATCGTACCCAGCCAATGTTGCCCATGCGGCCCGGCCAGATTGAGCGTCGCACGCATGATTACAAACGAAATGGCACCACCAATTTATACGCTGCCTTCGACATTTTAACCGGACAAGTGCTTGGCCGAACAACCAAAAGGCATCGAGCCAAGGAGTTTCTCGACTTCTTGCGGCAGTTGAATAGGGCCGTTCCAGCCGAGGTTGCCCTCCATGTCATACTGGACAACAGCAGTACCCATAAAACGGCAGATGTGATGCAATGGCTCAAGGCCCACCCTCGGTTTACGTTCCATTTCACACCAACCAGTGCATCATGGCTGAATGCGGTTGAAAGCTGGTTCGGCCAACTGGAGCGCAGAGCCATCCACCGAGGGGTGTTTACAAGTGTCAAAGATCTCAGAGATGAAATCCACCGCTTCATCAAGCAGCACAATAACAGATCGGCCAAGCCATTCACATGGACAAAGACTGCAGCGGTGATACTTGAAAAGGTCTCAAAATTAAAAGACGACACTAACCAAACAGGACACTAGCGATATGGGGTCAATAATTTTCTTGCGACAGGAGTTTTTACGAAATGATTTGAAGTTGTTTCTCTTAGGTGTTGGCTTTTCTGAGGATGAATGCGATCCTATAATCAATGAACCTGATATTAATGTAACCCCGAAAAAGTCATCAAACCGAAGTAGTTATTGGACATCAGAAACCGTTGACTATATAACATATAAAGAAAGATTATTATTTGATGTGCTTGCATCAAAAGGAGTCTTTTATGAAAAGCCATTGGCCAATACCTGACAAGTTATCTTTGGACAAGCATGCACGATTGGCATTCGTGATTGGTACCGGGCGTTGCGGTACTACCATGCTCGCTCAAATCCTGAATGCGCATTCACGAATTTGTGTGCCTCACGAATTACAGCTTATATTCGGCTACAGTGGCAATGGTCCACGACTTTATGAGTACTTTGCAACAGCAGAAACGCAGACATGGCAGGCACCTGAGTTTATAAAGGTTGTGGGTAATTTGTGTCCGCATCAGTTTGAAAAATTCTTCGACTATCAGGAGTTTTTCAACGCTCGAGAATATCCGGAAAAAGATCTTAGCCTGCTGCTGTCAGATCTGTACTCTGCCACTGCCAAGAGCAAAGGAAAGAATTTTTTTCTGGAACAGACACCATGGTATGGACAGCGGCTTGATCTCATGAACAAGCTTTTTCCTGAAGCCAAATTCATTCATATAATTCGCGATGGGCGGGATGTTGCTCTTTCTTTTGCACGCACACCCTGGTGGCACGACTCTTCAGCAGATAACCTTGAACGTTGGGGAAATGAGGTGTCAAAAATTGCAGACGATGCAAAAAAAATTCTGGAAACACATCAATATTTAGAAATCAAATATGAGGAATTTGTGCTTGCCCCAGAAGTCCATACTTCCCGTATGTTAAACTTTTTAGGTTTTTCCTTCGAAGACGGGATGCTGTTACCTGAAAAATTAATCGATTATTCGGTCTACCGAAAAATGAAGATGGATAGCCACATGTCCAGCGAGTTCAACAAGTGGAACAAGCAGAAGAAAAAAGCGGTATTTGCTGATAACGTTTTCGGCTGGAAACGCTCAAACCCTGAAATGTTTAACGATATGTCGGGTCAAACGCGAGCAGCCCTTAGACGTTTCGGATACGAGGCCTAATGATTCCCGTCACTAAAACTACCCTTCCCGACTTTGATGACTTTGCAAGTCACTTGAAAGATGTTTGGCATACCGCTGTTCTTACCAACAACGGCCCTCTTGTTAAACATCTGTCAGCAGCACTGGCTGAAACTCTTGGCGTCGAGCACATTCAGCTCGTAAGCAATGGCACTCTGGCTATTCAGCTGGCCATCAAGGCCCTGGATCTCCGAGGCGAAATCATTACCACGCCATACAGTTACGTGGCCACAACCAATGCCATACTTTGGGAAGGCTGCACACCGGTGTTCGTGGATGTTGCTCCCCAATCATTTTGCATTGATGCAAATCTGATTGAAGCAGCAATTACAAAAAAAACAACCGCCATCCTGGCTACTCATGTTTACGGTTATCCTTGCGATGTTGTACGCATTCAAGAAATAGCAAATCGTCATAACCTTAAAGTAATCTATGACGCTGCCCATGCTTTTGGTGTGCGTTTGAATGAAGAATCATTGTTGAGACACGGCGACTGTAGTACTTTGAGCTTCCATGCAACTAAGCTTTTCCATACAGCTGAGGGCGGAGCCGTCGTTTGCCGTGATGAAAAAGTGGCTAAACGGGTTTTTCTTATGAGCAAGTTCGGACACGTGGGCGAGGATGAGTACCTCGACCTTGGCATCAATGCCAAGATGTCCGAACTGCACGCCGCTATGGGTTTAGCCGTTTTACCAAAGGTTGATGAGATCATTGCCGCACGTTGTGAACGCTCTGGCTGGTATGACAGATACCTGGCAGATTTGAAGCTGCAGCGCCCTGGGGTTGTTAATGGCCTGGAGTATAATTACGCGTATTATCCTGTTGTTTTCAACACCCATGAATCTATGATGGCTGCTCGAAAACTCTTGCAGGCCCACAACATATTCCCAAGAAGATATTTCCACCCCTCTCTGAACACACTACCTTTTTTACATAAAAATTTGCAAAAACCATGTCCAGTTTCAGAATCACTGTCTCAACGTGTGCTGGCTCTCCCCCTTTACGTAACACTTACCCGGCAGGAAGTTAACATGATCTCAAGTTGCATTAAAAATGCAATTACTGTTTAAGGAGGTTCGCTTGAAGCTGGCAATCATGCAGCCTTACCTGTTTCCTTACCTGGGTTATTTTCAACTTATAAAAGCTGTGGATATGTTCGTTATTTATGATGACGTACAGTATATAAAAAGAGGATGGATTAATCGTAACCATATCTTTTCACAAAACGGTAAACAACGTATTACGCTGCAAGTGCTAGGTGGCAGTTTAAACTCTCTGATTAATCAGGTTAAGGTGGGCAGCAACGGAGAAAAATTATTAAAAACACTTCAACATAACTACAGTAAATCACCATATTTTAAAGATATATTTCCCCTGCTGGAACGAATTTTACTGCAAAAAGAAAAAAATTTAGTTCATTTTTTGGACTATGCCTTAAAACAGACCTGTGAATATTTGAATGTACATCCGAAATGGTATTTTTCTTCATCCTTAACAAAAGACAATACATTACAAGGACAGGACAAAATTCTTTCTATCTGTAAGACTTTAGGAGTTAATGAATATATCAATCTACCTGGTGGACGAGGTCTGTATAATCATGAAAAATTCCACCAAAAAGACCTGCGACTATCATTTATTCAACCACGAGCTGTTGAATATCAACAATTCAATACATCTTTCATACCAAATCTTTCTATTATTGATGTAATGATGTTCAATAGTCAGAAACAGTGCGGTCGATTTTTAAAGGAATACGATGTCAACTGAAACACGATCAAAAAAATTTCAAAAAAACGAAGATCTAGAGTTTCTTCTTCGGGAACTGGGTAAAGATTTACAACCAACTGAAAACCAACTTGTTCATCATTATCTGGATAAATCTCTGCCATACCCTCTTATCCTGATAATGGGTCCATTACGCAGTGGCACCACCCTGTTTCTCCAGTGGCTTGCCAATACCGGTCTCATTGCTTACCCCACCAACCTGCTATCGCGATTTTATCAGTCACCCATTATTGGTGCAAAAATACAGCTTCTGTTGACTGATCCACAATACAACTTTCGCGACGAGTTGGGAGAATTTGCCCATCAGACTGCGTACAGATCCGAGAACGGTAAGACTAAAGGTGTACTCGCTCCGAATGAGTTCTGGTACTTTTGGCGGCGGTTTCTGGCCGAACCGGACCGCGATGTGTGGACGGATGAAGAGTTGCTGCAAACTGTGGACACACAAAATATGCTGGCTGAGTTAACCGGGTTGATGACTGTATTTCAAAAACCCTTTGCAGCCAAAGGGATGCTGTTTAATTACAATATTCCTTTTATGAACTCTATTTTAAACAAGGTGTTGTTCGTTCATATTACAAGAGATGAGCATGCTAATGCAGTCTCGGTACTTGAAGCGCGTAAACGCCAATTTGATGATAAGAGAAAATGGTATTCTTTTAATATTCCGGAAAAAACAGAACTGATGCAACTTGCACCATTTGAACAGGCCTTAGGCCAGGTTCGCGCTATTAATAAGGCAGTTAAGTCAGGGTTAACAAAGGTTGCTGAATCCAGAAAAATGACTGTTCAATACGAAGAGTTTTGCGATTGTCCCAAAAAATATTTTGAGATACTCATGTCTAAAATAGAGATGCCAGAAACTCCCTATCAGGGGAAAACCTACTTTAAAGCAACCCGGCTGAAAACAGATAACTCAACAATCAGCATATCTTAATCGGATGAGTAACAATATTCTGAAAACATGGGCTGCGTGCACGGTATAAAAATTCCACCACACCTTCACAGGTATCATATCAGTAATTACGGCTAATGCTACACATGTATTGTTTGTCTGTAAAAACATCATCTTAACAGTACACAGTTTGCAACTTTTACCCGTATTGCAATCTCATTCTTCACATCCAGACAATATAAATACCAGCAGACAATATGACTTCGACACCAAGAATATCCGTTATTTTAACATCATTCAATCATGCTTTATTTTTGCGTGAAGCCATTGACAGTGTTTTAAACCAAACGTTTCAAGACTTTGAACTCATCATCTGGGACGATGCCTCTAAAGACAACTCCTGGGATATTATTCAAAGCTACAATGATCCACGTATCAAATCTTTTCGTAACGATGAACAAAGACGAGGTGTTTACGGGCTTAACAAAGCAATTTCCGAAGTGGCCTTAGGTGAATTCATTGCCATTCACCATTCAGATGATGTTTGGGAAGAAAAAAAACTTGAGAAACAATTTGATATTTTTACACAATGTCCAGATATAGGAGCTGTTTTTACCTGGGTACAAATTATTGATGAAAACGGGTACAAACTAGACCTTGACTGGTTTAATCGACCATACAATCGATGGCAGCTGCTTAGAGAACTTTTTTCAGGTGAAAATCATCTGAATCATCCAAGTGCCCTTGTACGGAAGAGTTGTTATGACAGTGTGGGGCTTTACAAATTTGGCCTTGCACAAACTGCTGATGCTGAGATGTGGTCTCGTTTACTCCTGCAGCACAATGCTGCGGTTGTAGAGGAAAGACTGGTCAAACACAGATTTTTTTCGGATGGTTCGAATACGAGCAGCTTATCAAACAACAATAAAATTCGTGCTCAAAATGAATGGTATATACTGCGATGCAACTTTTTGAATTGTAAGAAATTCGAGGACCTGCTCCAAATTTTTCCAGAAATCTCTGAGGTATGTAGCGAGAAGGACTTTTCAATTGTCAGGGCGTTAGCATACGTCTCATTGACCCCTAATATGCCACGAAGTGCTTGGGGATTTGGCATCAACATCTTATATCATGAGATAACAAACACTGTGCACAGTTCGGCCCTATGCAATAAATATGATTATAGAAATCTGTTAATAGAAAGTGGACTATTTGATGTATACAGCATCTTACCAGACACTAAAACCAACAACCTAAAGAAACACATTGATGAACAAAACGAACAGATTGATTTACAGGAAAAATACATTGATACTCTGGTACAATCTCGGTCATGGAGATGGACAAAACCATTGCGCCTCATTGAACAACACACACAACAAATTATTCAGCAGTTACGTGATGTATTAAATGCTAAACGTGATCGAAATATCTAACAACAATATCCATTCTCCTTATGTTCAAATGATGCATTTATACAGAAATTATAGCTGCTTGCGAAGCAATTATTATAAACATTCCTTCTAATCAGATCTGTGCAGTACGTGAAAGAGCAATAGAAATTATCCACATTTCCGGACTGTATGAAAGCAACTATTATTGCGTTGTGTATTCGAACATTAAAAAAAATATATGATTTGACATGGAATTACTATACGGCTGGCGGAAAGGAAAAAACTTCTGATAATTTTGATGCTATTAATAAGTACGTTAATCACCGAACATTGGAATCATGTTTGGCAAACGATTCATACTCAATAGATTGAATTACCGTTTAATCGTAAGACCCGAGGGCTGGAAAATGTACGTTGATTAATGACCGCCTTAATATCAGCTATCTCAATACAAATTCAGACAAAATTTTAAATTTTACCCACGGATATCGAAATTCATGAAAATTATTCTGACCGCCCATCAATTTCTTCCAGAATACAACTTCGGCACTGAGGTGCTGACCTATAGCGTGGCAAAGGACTTAGTAGAACGTGGTCACGAGGTTTCTGTCCTGACAGGAGCACCAGCAAAGACATCATTAAACGATGACGAGCGTTTTGATGAGTACCAGATAGATGGCATTAACGTATACCGTTTTACACACGAATTCATCCCCATGGGTGATCAAAATGTGATTATGGAAATAGAGTACACCAACAACCTGGTGGCTCGTTACTTTCGGAAACTATTAAATAATGTTAAACCCGA
It includes:
- a CDS encoding glycosyltransferase family 2 protein; translation: MTRFDASTADTSMVKDELSSQVAILLCTYQGQAYLAEQLDSFTGQTYNNWRVWASDDNSQDNTAAILQAYQQKWLPGSLTICCGPNQGFVANFLSLTCNVKIKADYYAYADQDDIWEPDKLEGAVQWLKTIPADIPALYCSRTRLVDARNNEIGFSPLFSKPPSFANALTQNIASGNTMVFNNAARSLLYEAGEKIPVVIHDWWVYMVVTGCGGHVFYDPTPTLRYRQHDSNLIGMNATLAARYNRLRSYWQGSFQDWSDRNIKCLQRLRHRITPKNLEILEQFTKARTMPLFQRLIHLKKSGIYRQTLSDNLGLIAATIFKKI
- a CDS encoding ABC transporter permease, with amino-acid sequence MYDFSTSPKALITSLWQYRELIIASTKREVLGRYRGSVLGLLWSFFIPLFMLAVYTFVFSVVFQARWGAESESRTEFALVLFAGLIVFHLFSDCINRAPGLILSNVNYVKKVVFPLETLPFISLLAALFHTLISLLVWLVAYVLLYGVPHVTVLLLPVVIFPYTLFILGLSWTLASLGVFLRDVSQLVGVLTTVLLFMSAIFFPVSALPENYRLVLYLNPLVWFIKMTRDVLFWGNFPELWPLTLCWLTSSLVAWLGFAWFQKTRKGFADVL
- a CDS encoding ABC transporter ATP-binding protein, translated to MSSEIAIKVENLSKCYQIYNTPRDRLKQFILPRIQHVVGKQPQQYYREFWALKDISFEVKKGETVGIIGRNGSGKSTLLQLICGTLYPTSGLVQTHGRIAALLELGSGFNPEFSGRENVYMSCALLGLKKDEIDRRFDDIAAFADIGDFIEQPAKSYSSGMFVRLAFAVNVISSPDIMVVDEALAVGDMNFQAKCMTALTRFQENGGTVLFVSHDVGAVKSLCKQAVYLEHGKVVSTGPAPEVAERYVRTMREEISQEVRKFVRVSSGFSQDQAHEPSSSVVNEKDQPGTDNLIDTRMAEHSFKRSEEFDRRAAAMRYGSGGVHITYVELLDLEGNPLQLVSFNQEVRIVIYVESECEKEISVNFNILDDKKINLVAGNFLLAERDFLIVKSGSRYRIEYSLCLPIQDGIYSLCALISTPIKRGVSVDYLDVVSDAVIFNVDRWDVAKIWSKVFIPVNLRIGHFPDNRP
- a CDS encoding IS630 family transposase — translated: MARKHEKFTITDEQRQDLEALLRSPKTAQDLASRAKIILLTASGKTAEDLIVELGTTFRTIYRWRKRFKEYGIHGLVDRPRSGQPKKLTDATVKEVLRMTVECIPHEATHWSVRLMAKAAKVTTWQVRQIWNAADLKPHRLKNFKISNDPNFAEKVIDIVGLYMNPPENAAVFSVDEKTQIQALDRTQPMLPMRPGQIERRTHDYKRNGTTNLYAAFDILTGQVLGRTTKRHRAKEFLDFLRQLNRAVPAEVALHVILDNSSTHKTADVMQWLKAHPRFTFHFTPTSASWLNAVESWFGQLERRAIHRGVFTSVKDLRDEIHRFIKQHNNRSAKPFTWTKTAAVILEKVSKLKDDTNQTGH
- a CDS encoding sulfotransferase family protein translates to MKSHWPIPDKLSLDKHARLAFVIGTGRCGTTMLAQILNAHSRICVPHELQLIFGYSGNGPRLYEYFATAETQTWQAPEFIKVVGNLCPHQFEKFFDYQEFFNAREYPEKDLSLLLSDLYSATAKSKGKNFFLEQTPWYGQRLDLMNKLFPEAKFIHIIRDGRDVALSFARTPWWHDSSADNLERWGNEVSKIADDAKKILETHQYLEIKYEEFVLAPEVHTSRMLNFLGFSFEDGMLLPEKLIDYSVYRKMKMDSHMSSEFNKWNKQKKKAVFADNVFGWKRSNPEMFNDMSGQTRAALRRFGYEA
- a CDS encoding DegT/DnrJ/EryC1/StrS family aminotransferase, which codes for MIPVTKTTLPDFDDFASHLKDVWHTAVLTNNGPLVKHLSAALAETLGVEHIQLVSNGTLAIQLAIKALDLRGEIITTPYSYVATTNAILWEGCTPVFVDVAPQSFCIDANLIEAAITKKTTAILATHVYGYPCDVVRIQEIANRHNLKVIYDAAHAFGVRLNEESLLRHGDCSTLSFHATKLFHTAEGGAVVCRDEKVAKRVFLMSKFGHVGEDEYLDLGINAKMSELHAAMGLAVLPKVDEIIAARCERSGWYDRYLADLKLQRPGVVNGLEYNYAYYPVVFNTHESMMAARKLLQAHNIFPRRYFHPSLNTLPFLHKNLQKPCPVSESLSQRVLALPLYVTLTRQEVNMISSCIKNAITV
- a CDS encoding WbqC family protein — protein: MKLAIMQPYLFPYLGYFQLIKAVDMFVIYDDVQYIKRGWINRNHIFSQNGKQRITLQVLGGSLNSLINQVKVGSNGEKLLKTLQHNYSKSPYFKDIFPLLERILLQKEKNLVHFLDYALKQTCEYLNVHPKWYFSSSLTKDNTLQGQDKILSICKTLGVNEYINLPGGRGLYNHEKFHQKDLRLSFIQPRAVEYQQFNTSFIPNLSIIDVMMFNSQKQCGRFLKEYDVN
- a CDS encoding sulfotransferase yields the protein MSTETRSKKFQKNEDLEFLLRELGKDLQPTENQLVHHYLDKSLPYPLILIMGPLRSGTTLFLQWLANTGLIAYPTNLLSRFYQSPIIGAKIQLLLTDPQYNFRDELGEFAHQTAYRSENGKTKGVLAPNEFWYFWRRFLAEPDRDVWTDEELLQTVDTQNMLAELTGLMTVFQKPFAAKGMLFNYNIPFMNSILNKVLFVHITRDEHANAVSVLEARKRQFDDKRKWYSFNIPEKTELMQLAPFEQALGQVRAINKAVKSGLTKVAESRKMTVQYEEFCDCPKKYFEILMSKIEMPETPYQGKTYFKATRLKTDNSTISIS